One segment of Actinomycetota bacterium DNA contains the following:
- a CDS encoding cell wall-binding repeat-containing protein produces the protein MAIILLLVVLGAATQPTPTALAHDPHRRALPAADNIDAAIEVIRLGFAAGTAREVLLGRNDLFGDSLAAGSATGRPIVLTRRDVLDRRTAAELERLGAEQVTILGGTDAIGAPVEAELIARGYAVRRIGGATRIQTAVGVARHYHPDAAGVPVVIARAAGDGTQAFADAVGGSALAHHLAAPVVLTPSQDLHDDVAAYLVDTGAREVIVAGGTAAVSAGVEHELRALGITVRRAAGRTRTGTAVEQDQRRGFAVAADARSVLLIDGYDPDAWVSGFAAGAWAASQKVAIVLADGADLDRDTSDFLADAPDTDLVCAAHVVVSACVAAERAMHLPAFATTGGVVLRLPSPAVDVIGFHESNHDGARQLEVVSTGAPTVTLPSRGRGTGSRSAADVVSHPDLAVRAPVTGRVLRAGPTCCTAAITTTSR, from the coding sequence TTGGCGATCATCCTGCTGCTGGTCGTGTTGGGGGCTGCGACGCAGCCCACCCCGACCGCCCTGGCGCACGACCCACACAGGCGGGCCCTGCCCGCTGCGGACAACATCGACGCGGCGATCGAAGTCATCCGACTGGGGTTCGCCGCGGGGACGGCGCGCGAGGTCCTGCTTGGTCGCAACGACCTGTTCGGCGACAGTCTCGCTGCTGGGTCCGCCACCGGCCGCCCGATCGTGCTCACCCGACGCGATGTCCTGGATCGGCGCACCGCCGCCGAACTCGAACGCCTCGGCGCCGAACAGGTCACGATCCTGGGTGGGACGGATGCGATCGGCGCACCGGTCGAGGCGGAGCTGATCGCACGCGGTTACGCCGTCCGCCGGATCGGGGGCGCCACCCGGATCCAGACGGCGGTGGGCGTCGCGCGCCACTACCACCCGGACGCGGCTGGCGTCCCGGTCGTGATCGCCCGGGCCGCCGGCGATGGCACGCAGGCCTTCGCCGACGCTGTGGGAGGGTCCGCGCTCGCACATCACCTCGCCGCCCCGGTCGTGCTGACCCCGTCGCAGGACCTGCACGACGATGTGGCCGCCTACCTGGTCGACACCGGTGCCCGCGAGGTGATCGTCGCAGGGGGGACCGCTGCGGTCTCGGCAGGCGTCGAGCACGAGCTCCGCGCGCTGGGGATCACGGTCCGGCGCGCCGCCGGCCGCACCCGCACCGGCACAGCGGTCGAGCAGGATCAGCGACGGGGGTTCGCGGTCGCGGCCGACGCCCGCTCCGTCCTGCTCATCGACGGCTATGACCCGGACGCGTGGGTCTCGGGGTTCGCTGCCGGGGCGTGGGCGGCGTCCCAGAAGGTTGCGATCGTGCTCGCCGACGGCGCCGACCTCGACCGCGACACCAGCGATTTCCTGGCCGATGCGCCGGACACCGATCTGGTCTGCGCCGCGCACGTGGTGGTGTCCGCCTGCGTGGCCGCCGAGCGGGCGATGCACCTGCCGGCCTTCGCGACGACCGGCGGGGTGGTGCTCCGCCTGCCGTCGCCTGCCGTCGACGTGATCGGGTTCCACGAGTCCAACCACGACGGGGCGCGGCAGCTCGAGGTCGTCTCGACCGGCGCCCCGACGGTCACGCTGCCGAGCCGAGGTCGCGGGACGGGGTCACGCTCCGCGGCCGATGTGGTGTCCCACCCCGACCTCGCGGTCCGCGCACCGGTCACCGGTCGGGTGCTCCGTGCGGGACCTACGTGCTGTACTGCCGCGATCACGACGACTTCGCGGTGA
- a CDS encoding transglycosylase family protein has translation MSPHLPRRVVAVLAVVAVTVAAALLFLGRDTDDTPAAVPTQDPVAGPPALVRAAQAASVDELIDAPPTEPSGPVGVDGDPAADAKLQRIAVRPEPVARSRASSGSLWDRLAQCESSGRWSSTRGMFEGGLQFHPQTWERFKPSGYPDAAYNASRQQQIAVAKRVLARQGWEAWPVCSRQIGVR, from the coding sequence ATGAGCCCTCATCTGCCACGTCGAGTGGTGGCCGTCCTCGCCGTGGTGGCTGTGACCGTGGCGGCAGCGCTGCTGTTCCTCGGCCGCGACACGGACGACACGCCGGCGGCCGTCCCGACGCAGGATCCGGTTGCCGGCCCGCCGGCGCTGGTGCGCGCAGCCCAGGCCGCATCGGTCGACGAGCTGATCGACGCGCCGCCCACCGAGCCGAGCGGCCCCGTGGGTGTCGACGGTGACCCGGCGGCGGACGCCAAGCTGCAGCGGATCGCCGTTCGGCCCGAGCCCGTAGCCAGGTCCCGCGCTTCGTCCGGGTCGCTGTGGGATCGGCTCGCGCAGTGCGAGTCGAGCGGGAGATGGTCGAGCACCCGTGGAATGTTCGAGGGCGGCTTGCAGTTCCACCCGCAGACCTGGGAACGGTTCAAGCCGTCCGGGTATCCCGATGCCGCGTACAACGCCTCACGTCAGCAGCAGATCGCCGTCGCCAAGCGTGTCCTGGCCCGGCAGGGCTGGGAGGCGTGGCCGGTGTGCAGCCGCCAGATCGGGGTGCGCTGA
- a CDS encoding cyclopropane-fatty-acyl-phospholipid synthase family protein, which translates to MRSRDVAAAAFGSRARRIVERIHRRVAAATGHQWPIRLWDGTELGPDDAPFRLVLRRPSALRALLAPGDVAAGEAYLGGDVDVEGDLVAALRAAARTQRQQLPLPTSAALAVDLLRLPPPPACGDRRIRLRGRAHSLARDREAVRAHYDVGNDFYALFLDRNLVYSCAYFADRDEPLDVAQERKLDLICRKLALRSGDRFLDIGCGWGALVLHAARHYGVHATGVTISQGQYDLGRERIRQAGLADRVELVLADYREIRGRFDAVASVGMFEHVGPDELEEYFSRCFALTARSGRFLNHGITTGGRGVVRDFTRDSDTFLARYVFPDGGLVPAWEAVRHTERAGFELIDVEQLRPHYELTLRKWVRRLEVNHDIAVRAASEAVYRIWRVYMAAAAVGFATNELGVIQVLGGKGASLPLGRRWMLPTTPEHASPAQLAGDVGA; encoded by the coding sequence ATGCGTTCACGTGATGTCGCGGCGGCCGCCTTCGGGTCACGAGCGCGGAGGATCGTCGAGCGCATCCACCGGCGGGTCGCTGCCGCGACCGGCCACCAGTGGCCGATCCGGCTATGGGACGGCACCGAACTGGGGCCCGACGACGCGCCTTTCCGGCTGGTCCTGCGCCGCCCGTCGGCGCTGCGTGCGCTGCTGGCCCCCGGTGACGTCGCTGCGGGTGAGGCCTACCTCGGCGGCGACGTGGACGTCGAAGGCGATCTGGTCGCGGCGCTGCGCGCGGCGGCGAGGACCCAGAGGCAACAGCTGCCGTTGCCGACGAGCGCTGCTCTGGCCGTCGATCTGCTCCGGCTTCCGCCCCCGCCTGCTTGCGGTGATCGGCGGATCAGGCTCCGCGGGCGGGCTCACTCGCTGGCCCGCGACCGGGAGGCGGTCCGTGCCCACTACGACGTCGGCAACGACTTCTACGCCCTGTTCCTCGACCGCAACCTGGTCTACTCCTGCGCCTACTTCGCCGACCGTGACGAGCCGCTCGACGTCGCCCAGGAACGCAAGCTCGACCTGATCTGCCGGAAGCTGGCGCTGCGGTCCGGTGACCGTTTCCTCGACATCGGGTGCGGCTGGGGAGCGCTCGTGTTGCACGCCGCCCGCCACTACGGCGTGCACGCCACCGGTGTGACGATCTCGCAGGGCCAGTACGACCTCGGGCGGGAACGCATCCGGCAAGCTGGCCTCGCCGACCGGGTGGAGCTCGTGCTCGCCGACTACCGTGAGATCCGTGGCCGGTTCGACGCCGTCGCGTCGGTGGGGATGTTCGAGCATGTCGGGCCTGACGAGCTCGAGGAGTACTTCTCGCGGTGCTTCGCGCTGACGGCCCGCTCCGGACGGTTCCTCAACCACGGCATCACGACCGGCGGCCGGGGGGTCGTCCGCGACTTCACCCGCGACAGCGACACGTTCCTCGCCCGGTACGTGTTCCCCGACGGCGGGCTGGTGCCCGCCTGGGAGGCCGTGCGCCACACCGAGCGCGCCGGCTTCGAGTTGATCGACGTCGAGCAGCTCCGCCCGCACTACGAGTTGACGCTCCGCAAGTGGGTGCGGCGGCTGGAGGTCAACCACGACATAGCCGTGCGCGCCGCCAGCGAAGCCGTCTACCGCATCTGGCGGGTCTACATGGCCGCGGCGGCGGTGGGCTTCGCCACCAACGAACTGGGGGTGATCCAGGTCCTGGGCGGCAAGGGCGCCAGCCTCCCGCTGGGTCGTCGGTGGATGCTGCCGACCACGCCCGAGCACGCGTCGCCCGCACAGCTGGCGGGCGACGTCGGCGCGTGA
- a CDS encoding metal-dependent hydrolase: MDLRGVELTWLGHATFRFRTGDGTTVYIDPWLRDNPGCPPGERDPTRIDAVFVTHGHFDHLGDTVTLGWRYRPQIYCVYETFLWLSRQGVPHVNGLTHGGTVEGPGGVRGTLVRAVHSGGIQLPDDRVVYGGEPGGWVLEFPEGLRVYHAGDTMVFGDMRLIGELWRPHVALLPIGGFYVMDPRQAAHASRLLQVPTVIPMHYGHFPMFTGTPQAFRRQASDLDVEIVELEPGVPVR, encoded by the coding sequence GTGGACCTGCGCGGCGTCGAGCTGACCTGGCTGGGTCACGCCACGTTCCGGTTCCGCACCGGCGACGGCACCACCGTGTACATCGATCCCTGGCTGCGCGACAACCCCGGGTGCCCACCCGGTGAGCGCGACCCCACCCGGATCGACGCCGTGTTCGTCACCCACGGCCACTTCGACCACCTCGGCGACACGGTGACGTTGGGCTGGCGCTACCGGCCACAGATCTACTGCGTGTACGAGACGTTCCTGTGGTTGTCCCGCCAAGGGGTGCCGCACGTCAACGGCCTGACACACGGCGGCACGGTCGAGGGCCCCGGTGGGGTGCGGGGCACGCTCGTCCGTGCCGTGCACTCCGGGGGGATCCAGCTCCCCGACGACCGGGTCGTGTACGGCGGCGAGCCCGGTGGGTGGGTGCTGGAGTTCCCCGAGGGCCTGCGCGTGTACCACGCCGGCGACACCATGGTGTTCGGCGACATGCGCCTGATCGGCGAACTGTGGCGCCCGCACGTCGCACTCCTGCCGATCGGCGGTTTCTACGTGATGGATCCCCGCCAGGCCGCCCACGCCAGCCGACTCCTGCAGGTCCCGACGGTCATCCCGATGCACTACGGCCACTTTCCCATGTTCACCGGCACGCCCCAGGCGTTCCGCCGCCAGGCCAGCGACCTCGACGTCGAGATCGTCGAACTGGAGCCCGGCGTGCCGGTGCGGTGA
- the solA gene encoding N-methyl-L-tryptophan oxidase, which translates to MGSAATYHLARRGQKVLGLDRFGQPHVHGSSHGRSRIIRRAYFEGPSYVPIVVRAYELWRELERRSGSPLVTITGGLLIGRADSDRVEAARMSAETHGVDHQVLDAEDATRRFPQLRIVPDELALYEAQAGVLVPELCVAAHLQLADRNGAVLRTGEPVSGWRPHPEGLVVTTASGSYHARNVVLTAGPWIPQLTGGRLPMTVERQYVAWLRPRGDRHLFSGGRLPVFIIDREDDVALYGLPDLHGDGVKVAFHHGGETGDPDALSREVHDDELQRLAGAARDRVPALGDVADAQVCLYTNTHDRHFAIGPHPDVDGLIVAGGFSGHGFKFASAVGEILADLVVDGETGFDLDHFRPGRLIDAPR; encoded by the coding sequence ATGGGATCCGCAGCGACCTACCACCTGGCGCGGCGCGGGCAGAAGGTCCTGGGACTCGACCGGTTCGGGCAGCCGCACGTCCACGGCTCGTCTCACGGCCGTAGCCGGATCATCCGCCGAGCCTACTTCGAGGGGCCCAGCTACGTCCCGATCGTCGTCCGCGCCTACGAGCTGTGGCGGGAGCTGGAACGCCGGTCCGGCTCGCCGCTCGTGACGATCACCGGCGGGCTGTTGATCGGGCGTGCGGACTCCGACCGGGTGGAGGCGGCACGCATGAGCGCCGAGACGCATGGCGTGGACCATCAAGTGCTCGACGCCGAGGATGCGACGCGCCGGTTCCCGCAGCTGCGGATCGTCCCCGACGAGCTCGCGCTCTACGAGGCCCAGGCCGGCGTGCTCGTCCCCGAGCTCTGCGTCGCGGCGCACCTGCAGCTCGCCGACCGCAACGGCGCGGTCCTGCGCACCGGCGAGCCGGTCAGCGGATGGCGACCGCATCCGGAGGGCCTGGTCGTCACCACCGCCAGCGGGAGCTACCACGCCCGCAACGTGGTGCTGACGGCGGGACCGTGGATCCCGCAGCTCACCGGTGGACGCCTCCCGATGACCGTGGAACGTCAGTACGTGGCCTGGCTGCGGCCACGCGGCGATCGTCACTTGTTCAGCGGCGGGAGATTGCCCGTCTTCATCATCGACCGTGAAGATGACGTCGCCCTGTACGGCCTCCCGGATCTGCACGGCGATGGGGTCAAGGTCGCGTTCCACCACGGTGGCGAGACCGGCGACCCTGACGCGCTGTCACGAGAGGTGCACGACGACGAGCTGCAGCGCCTGGCCGGGGCCGCCCGCGACCGCGTCCCTGCGCTCGGTGACGTCGCCGACGCGCAGGTCTGCCTGTACACCAACACCCACGACCGGCACTTCGCGATCGGGCCCCATCCCGACGTGGACGGGTTGATCGTGGCGGGGGGGTTCTCCGGCCACGGGTTCAAGTTCGCTTCCGCGGTGGGCGAGATCCTCGCCGACCTGGTCGTCGACGGGGAGACCGGCTTCGATCTCGACCACTTCCGCCCCGGGCGGCTGATCGACGCGCCGCGCTAA
- a CDS encoding M23 family metallopeptidase, giving the protein MRTIVSVAALAALLLVAGAHTYVVQHGDTLSGIANRVGTTVRALTDSNGIADPDRIRVGQRLQIPASGGAGGGRADHVVRPGESLSQIAARYGVTLTELARVNGIVNPNRVLAGARLRVADAPAAPAGAVAPAATAEHVVQRGESLSVIAARYGVTVADLAGVNGISDPNRILAGTRLTIPGGWRCPVEGAVRFLNDYGYPKPDGRFHDGIDLFAPRGTPVVASVAGVATQREGSRGGLQVQFDGVDGYRYYATHLDAFGVAGQVQAGTVIGRVGTSGNAAGTDPHLHFEMHDSQGPVNPYPVLLAACAG; this is encoded by the coding sequence GTGCGCACCATCGTGAGCGTCGCCGCGTTGGCGGCGCTGCTGCTGGTCGCCGGCGCCCACACGTACGTGGTGCAGCACGGCGACACCCTGTCGGGGATCGCCAATCGTGTCGGGACGACGGTGCGGGCGCTGACCGACAGCAACGGGATCGCCGACCCCGACCGCATCCGGGTCGGCCAGCGCTTGCAGATCCCGGCGTCGGGGGGGGCTGGCGGTGGCCGGGCAGACCACGTGGTGCGTCCGGGCGAGAGCCTGTCGCAGATCGCCGCCCGCTACGGGGTCACGCTGACAGAACTGGCCCGGGTCAACGGCATCGTCAACCCAAACCGGGTGTTGGCCGGCGCTCGGCTACGGGTGGCGGACGCCCCGGCTGCGCCGGCAGGCGCCGTGGCCCCGGCCGCCACCGCCGAGCACGTCGTGCAGCGCGGTGAGAGCCTGTCCGTGATCGCCGCACGGTACGGCGTGACGGTCGCCGACCTCGCCGGGGTCAACGGGATCTCCGACCCCAACCGGATCCTCGCCGGGACGCGCCTGACCATCCCCGGTGGGTGGCGCTGTCCCGTGGAGGGCGCGGTGCGCTTCTTGAACGACTACGGGTACCCCAAGCCCGACGGGCGCTTCCACGACGGGATCGACCTGTTCGCGCCCCGCGGGACCCCGGTGGTCGCCAGCGTCGCTGGGGTGGCGACCCAGCGCGAGGGTTCGCGAGGCGGCCTGCAGGTGCAGTTCGACGGCGTCGACGGGTACCGCTACTACGCCACCCACCTCGACGCGTTCGGGGTCGCCGGGCAGGTGCAGGCAGGCACCGTGATCGGCCGGGTCGGCACCAGCGGGAACGCCGCCGGCACGGACCCGCACCTGCACTTCGAGATGCATGACTCGCAGGGCCCGGTCAACCCCTACCCCGTGTTGCTGGCTGCGTGCGCCGGCTGA
- the ppc gene encoding phosphoenolpyruvate carboxylase: MTAADRDAALRADIRRLGTLLGETLVRQEGGELLELVERVRTLSKALRTDGRGTGPGELESLVADLDLPTTIRLVRAFTAYFHLANVAEQAHRVDELTARTEHRGWLQATIRRIQDADLDDKLLADVVDRLELRPVFTAHPTEASRRSILTKVRRVADLLAERNDPRATPADQDRIDRRLAEVIDMLWQTDELRLERPDPVDEARAVIYYFDELFSHVVPDLFDEVSNQLLRLGIELEPDAVPIRFGTWVGGDRDGNPNVTPEVTSEVLRVQADHAVRNLLSALQDLATDLSTSVRIADITDEFHASLAEDREGLPDVYERFVHLNREEPYRLKCSYIHHRLTNTRRRILERRAPGREEYTNADQVLAELRIMYDSLLANRGQLIARGSLARLMRMVAAFRLNLAIMDVREHAAKHHAAVASLYARLGQPYETLDPQARGALLADELRSRRPLAAPTTRLPGEQGRTLATFTTIRRALDEGEPAIESYIVSMVETVGDLLAAVVLAREAGLVDHDAGIARIGFVPLLETPESLAAAGDLLDALLTIEPYRELVRLRGDLQEVMLGYSDSSKLGGITTSRWKLHKAQRRLRDAAAGHGVALRIFHGRGGSVGRGGGPTSEAILAQPPGSVDGRIKITEQGEVIADKYGLSDLARRNLEVTLAATLEGSLLHREALNPPEALRRWDTAMDVISQAAYDAYRALVELPRFAEYFRASTPVEELAELNIGSRPARRGGGTGLEELRAIPWVFGWTQSRQIIPAWFGVGSGLAAARAEGLDATIDDMQRDWQFMRMFISDVEMTLVKTDLDVARRYVERLVDPDLHHIFERIVDEYERTVRQVLLTTGEEQLLAGHPVLHRTLDVRDAYLDPLSYLQVALLARYRRDGEPDPLLRRALLLTMNGIAAGMRNTG, from the coding sequence ATCACCGCCGCCGATCGCGACGCGGCGCTCCGCGCAGACATCCGCCGGCTCGGCACGCTCCTCGGCGAGACCCTGGTGCGTCAAGAGGGCGGGGAGCTGCTGGAACTCGTCGAACGCGTCCGGACGCTCAGCAAGGCACTGCGCACCGACGGCCGTGGGACCGGCCCCGGCGAGCTCGAGTCGCTCGTGGCCGACCTGGACCTGCCAACCACGATCCGGCTGGTGCGGGCCTTCACCGCCTACTTCCACCTGGCCAACGTCGCCGAGCAGGCCCACCGGGTCGATGAGCTCACGGCTCGCACCGAGCACCGCGGCTGGCTCCAGGCCACCATCCGTCGGATCCAGGACGCCGACCTCGACGACAAGCTCCTCGCTGACGTCGTCGACCGCCTCGAACTGCGTCCGGTGTTCACCGCGCATCCCACCGAGGCGTCACGTCGGTCGATCCTGACCAAGGTGCGTCGCGTCGCCGACCTGCTCGCGGAGCGCAACGACCCGCGGGCCACACCCGCCGACCAGGACCGTATCGACCGTCGTCTGGCGGAGGTCATCGACATGCTGTGGCAGACCGACGAGCTGCGCTTGGAGCGCCCCGACCCCGTCGACGAAGCGCGGGCGGTCATCTACTACTTCGACGAGCTGTTCAGCCACGTCGTTCCCGACCTGTTCGACGAGGTCTCCAACCAGCTGCTCCGGCTGGGGATCGAGCTGGAGCCCGATGCCGTCCCGATCCGGTTCGGGACCTGGGTCGGTGGCGACCGCGACGGCAACCCCAACGTCACGCCCGAGGTCACATCGGAGGTGCTGCGGGTCCAGGCTGACCACGCCGTCCGCAACCTGCTGTCTGCGCTGCAGGATCTGGCAACCGACCTGTCCACGTCGGTGCGGATCGCCGACATCACCGACGAGTTCCACGCCAGCCTGGCCGAGGACCGCGAGGGCCTGCCGGACGTGTACGAACGCTTCGTCCACCTCAACCGCGAGGAGCCCTACCGGCTGAAGTGCTCCTACATCCACCACCGGCTGACCAACACCCGCCGGCGGATCCTGGAGCGGCGCGCTCCCGGCCGCGAGGAGTACACCAACGCCGATCAGGTCCTGGCGGAGCTGCGGATCATGTACGACTCGCTCCTGGCCAACCGTGGGCAGCTGATCGCCCGCGGGTCGCTGGCCCGGCTGATGCGGATGGTGGCCGCGTTCCGCCTGAACCTGGCGATCATGGACGTGCGCGAGCACGCCGCCAAGCACCACGCCGCCGTGGCCAGCCTCTACGCCCGGCTGGGACAGCCCTACGAGACCCTCGATCCGCAGGCGCGGGGTGCGCTCCTGGCCGACGAGCTGCGCAGCCGTCGTCCCTTGGCCGCGCCCACCACCCGCCTCCCCGGGGAGCAGGGCCGGACGCTGGCGACCTTCACGACGATCCGCCGGGCCCTCGACGAGGGCGAGCCGGCGATCGAGTCGTACATCGTCTCGATGGTCGAGACCGTCGGCGACCTGCTGGCCGCCGTGGTGTTGGCGCGCGAGGCCGGGCTGGTCGACCACGACGCGGGCATCGCCCGCATCGGCTTCGTGCCGCTTCTGGAGACGCCCGAGTCCCTGGCCGCCGCCGGCGACCTGCTGGACGCGCTCCTCACGATCGAGCCCTACCGGGAGCTGGTCCGGCTGCGTGGCGACCTGCAGGAGGTCATGCTCGGGTACTCGGACTCGTCCAAGCTCGGCGGCATCACGACGTCGCGTTGGAAGCTGCACAAGGCGCAGCGACGGCTGCGGGACGCCGCTGCCGGTCACGGGGTGGCGCTGCGCATCTTCCACGGCCGGGGCGGGAGCGTCGGGCGCGGTGGCGGGCCGACCAGCGAGGCGATCCTGGCGCAGCCACCCGGCAGCGTGGACGGACGCATCAAGATCACCGAGCAGGGCGAGGTCATCGCGGACAAGTACGGGCTGTCGGACCTTGCGCGCCGCAACCTCGAGGTGACCTTGGCCGCGACGCTGGAAGGGTCGCTGCTGCACCGAGAGGCCCTCAACCCGCCGGAGGCGCTGCGTCGCTGGGACACCGCCATGGACGTGATCTCGCAGGCGGCGTACGACGCCTACCGGGCGCTGGTGGAACTCCCGCGGTTCGCCGAGTACTTCCGCGCCTCGACACCGGTCGAAGAGCTCGCGGAGCTCAACATCGGGTCGCGCCCGGCGCGGCGGGGCGGCGGAACGGGGCTGGAGGAGCTGCGCGCCATCCCGTGGGTGTTCGGCTGGACCCAGTCGCGCCAGATCATCCCCGCGTGGTTCGGGGTGGGGTCGGGGTTGGCCGCCGCCCGCGCCGAGGGGCTGGACGCCACGATCGACGACATGCAGCGCGATTGGCAGTTCATGCGCATGTTCATCTCCGACGTGGAGATGACGCTGGTCAAGACCGACCTGGACGTCGCCCGCCGGTACGTCGAGCGCCTGGTCGACCCGGACCTGCACCACATCTTCGAGCGGATCGTCGACGAGTACGAACGGACGGTGCGACAGGTGCTGCTGACCACCGGCGAGGAACAGCTGCTGGCCGGCCACCCGGTCCTGCACCGCACGCTCGACGTGCGCGACGCCTACCTCGACCCGCTCAGCTACCTGCAGGTCGCGCTGCTGGCCCGCTACCGCCGCGACGGCGAGCCCGACCCGCTGCTGCGACGCGCGTTGCTGTTGACGATGAACGGGATCGCCGCGGGGATGCGCAACACCGGCTGA
- a CDS encoding DUF763 domain-containing protein — protein MRTGHADLPLHGGRAPRWLFERMSALAREMTVAIAAQEGPHGLLRRVSDPIWFQAFGCVLGFDWHSSGLTTTVCGALKAAVRGVPRLGLTVAGGKGRTSRRTPAEIELTCERLGRDPTPLVLASRLAAKVDSAAVQDGFALYHHTFIFADDGAWAVVQQGKDDATGMARRYHWHEPRRFDADPHAAVAGDGSVGQVLNLVAAEAEANRTVSVALAREGPAPVVRDVRRLRSLQLPRHHHVRVADLHPDRLERILLGAYEAQPADFTALLAVPGLGAKGLRALALVAELTYGEPTSVRDPVSYSFAHGGKDRTPYPVDRATYDSTIASLQRAVREAKVGRGEKVQALKRLARVEAAAPPG, from the coding sequence ATGCGAACCGGACACGCCGACCTCCCGCTGCACGGCGGACGAGCGCCCCGGTGGCTGTTCGAGCGGATGTCGGCGCTGGCCCGGGAGATGACGGTGGCGATCGCGGCCCAGGAGGGGCCGCACGGTCTGCTGCGCCGCGTCTCCGACCCGATCTGGTTCCAGGCGTTCGGGTGCGTGCTGGGGTTCGACTGGCACTCCAGCGGCCTGACCACCACGGTGTGCGGGGCGCTGAAGGCCGCGGTGCGCGGCGTCCCGCGGCTCGGGCTGACGGTGGCGGGCGGGAAGGGTCGCACGTCGCGGCGGACGCCCGCCGAGATCGAGTTGACCTGCGAGCGCCTCGGCCGCGACCCCACCCCGCTCGTGCTGGCCAGCCGTCTTGCCGCCAAGGTCGACTCGGCGGCGGTGCAGGACGGGTTCGCGCTGTACCACCACACCTTCATCTTCGCCGACGACGGGGCGTGGGCGGTGGTGCAGCAGGGAAAGGACGACGCCACGGGCATGGCGCGCCGCTACCACTGGCACGAGCCGCGACGGTTCGACGCCGACCCGCACGCGGCGGTGGCCGGGGACGGCTCGGTCGGGCAGGTGCTCAACCTCGTCGCTGCCGAGGCCGAGGCCAACCGCACGGTCTCGGTCGCGCTGGCCCGGGAGGGGCCCGCCCCGGTGGTGCGCGACGTGCGTCGTCTGCGCAGCCTGCAACTGCCACGCCACCATCACGTCCGGGTCGCCGACCTGCACCCCGACCGGCTCGAACGCATCCTGCTGGGCGCCTACGAGGCTCAGCCCGCCGACTTCACGGCGCTGCTGGCCGTTCCCGGGCTCGGCGCGAAGGGGTTGCGAGCGCTGGCGCTGGTGGCGGAGCTGACGTACGGCGAGCCGACCTCCGTCCGCGACCCCGTGTCGTACTCGTTCGCGCACGGGGGGAAGGACCGCACCCCGTACCCGGTCGATCGCGCGACGTACGACAGCACGATCGCGTCGCTGCAGCGTGCGGTGCGCGAAGCCAAGGTCGGGCGGGGCGAGAAGGTCCAGGCCCTCAAGCGTCTGGCGCGCGTGGAAGCCGCCGCCCCGCCGGGCTGA
- a CDS encoding SIMPL domain-containing protein (The SIMPL domain is named for its presence in mouse protein SIMPL (signalling molecule that associates with mouse pelle-like kinase). Bacterial member BP26, from Brucella, was shown to assemble into a channel-like structure, while YggE from E. coli has been associated with resistance to oxidative stress.), whose protein sequence is MRSRIVMAAAALVTLLAAACDGQGGATGAAGAPAEVAAAQRGPNAAVIAEGVTVTGVGRITGRPDTLRATVGVEVERDTVQEALDAANAAVDQVLSALGDSGVEESDIQTTEFSVRPRMDHPRDGAPTVRGYAVTNLVEVKLRDLDRAGEVLQAAVEAAGDAVRVHGMRFTLEDNDELLRAARDAAFGDARAKAEQYAQLAERSLGRLVGVSEQLGGDQPPPKHVLDRAQDAGAVPIRPGEQEVAVHVTAVWSLE, encoded by the coding sequence GTGCGATCACGGATCGTCATGGCAGCCGCGGCACTGGTCACCCTGTTGGCCGCCGCGTGTGACGGCCAGGGCGGAGCAACCGGCGCAGCCGGCGCGCCCGCCGAGGTGGCGGCAGCCCAACGCGGCCCGAACGCGGCGGTGATCGCCGAGGGCGTGACCGTGACCGGCGTCGGGCGCATCACCGGCCGCCCCGACACGTTGCGTGCCACGGTCGGTGTGGAGGTCGAGCGCGACACGGTCCAGGAAGCGCTCGACGCGGCCAACGCCGCGGTCGACCAGGTCCTGTCCGCGCTCGGCGACAGCGGCGTCGAGGAGTCCGACATCCAGACGACCGAGTTCTCGGTGCGTCCGCGGATGGATCATCCCCGCGACGGTGCCCCGACCGTCCGCGGGTACGCCGTGACCAACCTCGTCGAGGTCAAGCTGCGCGACCTCGACCGCGCCGGCGAGGTTCTGCAGGCCGCGGTCGAGGCCGCCGGCGACGCCGTCCGGGTCCACGGGATGCGGTTCACGCTCGAGGACAACGACGAGCTGCTGCGTGCGGCGCGCGACGCCGCCTTCGGTGACGCACGAGCGAAGGCCGAGCAGTACGCGCAGCTCGCCGAACGCAGCCTCGGGCGGCTGGTCGGCGTCTCCGAGCAGCTGGGCGGTGACCAACCACCGCCGAAGCATGTCCTTGACCGCGCCCAAGACGCAGGGGCGGTCCCGATCCGGCCCGGCGAGCAGGAGGTCGCCGTCCACGTGACGGCAGTCTGGTCGCTGGAGTGA